AAATTCAATCATCAAGGGATGATTAAAAATGCATTGATTAATTTATAATAGAAAAGGCAGGTAACAGTTTGTCCAGGTTATACAACTAGTGCTGACAATTAACATGCAAAGACAGATAAAAATACAGGAGCACAAGTTCCTATCAAATTAGCTACTTCATCAGTAACATAACAGAAAGGCCAAAAGATCCTTACCCAACAACCTTATACTCCTCAGAGCAACCAGAAGATCGGTATTCTGTTCCACTGTACTCTTCATATCCATCTCTTTCAACTCTGCTATGAAGCCACTGGGTACCTAAACCaaatattaaaagagaaaagattTATATTTCAACTACTCTAGAAAGATAAAAACCTATAGATGTAGCAGTATACATAAATCTCTCATGCGAACTTGGTAGCTCCCCTTCTGAAGACCTGCAGCAAATACATCtcacatgaaattttatttgggaTCCTAAAATGATCATGCCTTGGCAAGAAGCCAAGAGAAGATTTGGTATTGTTTCACATATTGTCACATAAAAATGAGATACCTAAAAAGTTGCTGCCAAGGCACATTCACTGACACTCCATAGTCTAGTCCATGTCTACAAAAATGGGACAAAAAGAACTATCAAAGCAGGCTGACAGTTAGGCCTGATTAAATGTTTTACCCACACAGCTAACTGACTCTGATGATTTCAAACAAAttcaccttcttttttttcccggGGGTTGGGGGGGGGTGGTTTGGAGGAGAGGATGGGGGGGTTTTTAGCCCTAATGATATTGTGACAGCATAAGCTTGTTGTTTAACTACACAGTTTAGCCTACTGTCTGACCTCTTCGTAATATTTAGGCTTTAGTGAATGTCTTTGCAAACTCTTACTTAACTAGTTAACAAAAAGCCCATATCGGTGCTTTACTAGCTTACACTGGCAAAAGGCATCAAAAGTTTCCAGGGGACAAAAAACAAATCTAGACCGTCAAGCAAATGAATAATAAAGATTTTATGAAGGATGAGTGATATGACTTTTACCTGTAGGGATATGCATCATTGAGATAATCCGCCCCCCAATCCACGGTACTATTTTGAGAACCCAGTCACCACTTTTCAGATCGATAGGGATTTTTGACAGCTCAATGCCCTTTACTCCAGAAACTTCATCTACATCTGGGATAGGCTTAGCTGCTTCTGTACATCATTGTAATAGCCTTCTCATATGAGTAGAAAGACATATAAACcacaagaaaagaagagaaaaagaactaTAGCCAATACAATTATTCTCATTTTCCGCATTTCTGTCTTCTTTACTTCTGGCGGCATACTAGTATAGAACATGCACACTAATAAAAATGGCAAGGAAATCTTGAGCAAACAAGATATGATTTACTGCCTTGTTAGCACAGCTAATTGACAAATGATATAAAATCCGTCCGACCATTTCGGATGATACTTTTCCCATTTTATATGCTACCTAACCTGATATCGTAGATGCAACGATTTAAGTGCCATGGAATGGGATTGTGCCCAAAATTCCCTAACACGGTATACCATGCTACGTGCCGTATCATGCTGATGCATGTCTGTCACAAAAAAATACCTATGTGTATTGACACAcaatagcataaaatatttattttctttggcatcaatatattttaactacttattatatattttaatcaaaactTTTGCACTTTATTACGATAAATACTAgctaatttcaaagaaaaaaaatttgagccaTGGCATGGGCACGGGGATCATATCATGCCAATATATTGTCCGCACAATCCGTGTCGATGGGCACTTGAACCCTTGCTTAGATGTGTGCACATTTGTAAATACAGTATCAAATTGAGAAGAGCGTAAAAGCACCTAAACGTGCTCTGTACTGATTTTCACTTTCTGCTACTAAGTTGGACACTTCAGATTCCGAAGGCACTATGATATGTATTTCATCTCCATCAGTGCCTTGAGAATTGATCTGCAAAAAGAAAGTTCAATACGAAATATACAGTATGCTATCAAAATAAGTGCTAttgaaagggaaagaaaagaacTAAGCATGGACTGAAAAAATACACACCATGGCACCTCCACCCAGAAGTAAATGCACATGAAGCACACGTTTTGGCCTCTTCCGTAGTCCTTCAGTCTTAGAGACTTTAACTGTCACGACTGAAGAATCTAGTTCAGCAGCATAGTAAGTCAAGAGAAAATCTCCTTTAGTGTACTCATATCCGTCGCCGTCATCCTCAAACAATACACCAGCAGCTTTACCTGGGAAAAGAAGCAGATGCTAATATAGTTCATGGCAGAAATATGGTTTGTAGCcgcacacacaaaaaaaaaacaccaagaTATTTTGCACTAAAATTGAGAAAGATTTCAACACTATGAGTGAGTGCAAAATTATTTGGTACTTGTTGACGACATCTGTCTCTCTGTTTCATATAgaactacaatatatatatccttcaaaACTATACCCAAAGAAGACCAAGTAGCTGGGAATTAACCAAGGGGGTTAAAACAAATTTTACCAACAAATATGCATCCTTTAAGACTAAACCATCAATGCACATCGGCAcaaaatgatgttgaaaagaaaCATGCTATTACTTATTTATTCCAAAGACAACTATACAGCAGTGGAGTCATTTATACAGCAAACTAAAGAAGACAGTCACTTTAGACCACTGTCATATGCTTATTGCACTTTAAGCATAGCCGCCAAACATCTAATGCATGACTTTAGACCACTGTTCATGCTTATTACACTTTAAGCATAGCCACCACAGGTTTAATGTATGATGGGGCATTAATGTCAAGAAATAATACTGAGTAGCATCGAATCCACATTATTGTTGCACATGGTTTATGGTATCATCTAAATGTGTGCATGTATATTTAAGAAACACTCCTGAACCACTTTCAGTGAAAAATTACAGGGAATGCATTTATGCTGACGTCGATGGGCTAACAGATGTATATATGCAGATATTTTCTTTGTCAAGGCTACCAAGTAAAGAAAAGCCTTTATAGTTCAAACCAAACAAtagaaatacaaaaaataacaGAAGTTACCATCTTTATCTAAAGCAACAAAAAGTGACAAGTCGTCCTCTGCTTTTGCTTCACCAACGTGTTGAATTGGAGGCCCTATGGGAAGTATTGACCCACCTTGTAGAAACAAAGTTGGCAAGTCCTgagaaatattttaagaaatattAAAACAAAGAAATCAACAGTAAAGGAGTAAGACCTTGTAGTATATGTGAATTAACTTACAGGATGTGAATCACCAAAATCAAAAGGTAACCAGATTCCTTTTGGCAAGATGTGCGACAATTCATGTGCACTTTGATCAGGACCAGTGCTGTCAATTACACTCAACAATGTCAATAAGAAGAGCAAATGATGGTGAAAACATATTATTGTGCATTCCTCAACTACCATTTTTTCTGTTTATATTTGCCCATAAAAGGATCAAAATACATAAATTCTCAAATATGTTAATCTGCCCAAGAATCAACAGATAGTTGATATCCCAAACATTCATGAAACAAAGATGATCATTTTTTGACCCAAAAAAGAGTAAGGTATACCTAGAACATATCAGAAGTGGCCCCAGTAAAAATGAATTCTCAACTGTCCTCAACCTTGAATCTTGTGGATCTGCACAAACCAGCAAGGCGTCAATACATAATTCGTCATGCTCTCCTAACATTGGATCAAACTTGTAGAAGTTTACCAGCAAAAAAAGTTGGAGCAGCAACAGGAGTTCCATTCATATGAGACATATAAAAAAGTGTATATATGTGAGGAAGCAAGCGATAACGCCTCAACAATGCCAGACGGCATACTTCTTCACACTGCGGAATAAACCTAGGATTAGAGTTGACCAAAAGAAAACATTTTAGAAGATAAATGCTTACCCCCTTCTTTTATCACACTCACTAGGTAATTCTGGATATGTATGTCatctatttctcaaaagatTCATTTTCCTAAATTTAGAGATAATATGAAAcctaatcaaaataattttaagaagTTTCAAATGCAAGCTAAACATATTTTGCACAGGCTTGCCATTTTTTGGCCTAATgaaaaattcaagttttttaacTTGATCATAAGAATGTTTAACATACCAATGAATGCATCACTTGTAACATAAATTGTGGTGACTAGAGTACTACCAATCGAAATTCATTTGAAATGGACTAGATCTCCATCATGTAGCATTGGCAGGAAATGAAAGACAgatttattttcaaatgtttAAACAAATACATGCGTCATGCAGGTCTTGATCTGGTAAAGAATACAAAGTACCTAAAAACATGATTTGACctaaaataattattcaaaGGCATGTTCAATGGTGAAGGTTTCTACTCTCAAATGAAATGGCATCTATAATTGAAATAATAGTTCATTATTAGCATGATTTTACTATTAGATGCATCTCAGAAAAAGAGGAATGATAATATCAGCTTGTAAGTATCAGCATATTCATAGTATGCACTGAAGAACAAAAGTTACCTGACTTTTTGTGCTTATCTTTGGATAACAGATTGATCTTGAAATTACTAGATTAAAAAGCAGGCATTCTCTAGGATTTGAAATTCTGTCCAAAGATGTACTCACAGTTCTGGAGTCAAAAGTTTTCAAAAATGTTGCAGGATAGAATTGAAAGTGGAAAATCATTGGGCTATTTATGCTTTGTTGCTACAGTTATTTCACGCTTAGCGCACTATCAAGTGACTGAAATAAGCATTTGAGGTACTTGAAGGATAAGTATTGAGGATATACTTCTTCCCCAAATGACCAGGGCTCATGGTCAACTGTTCCCTGTTCAGTGTGCCCACGTGAGAAAGGAAACAAAGCCCCGACTCCCATCCATCTACCAAAAAGTTTCGCTGTTGCATTTCCAGCAAATCCGCCAATATCTGGCCCAGATAATGGCTGGCCACTAAGCCCCTGTCAGAAAACTAAATAGTCATTGAACTAAATATATAGAAGCCCAATATAAAATGCATTCTCCATATGGTTACATTGCTAATATTTTTATGGACTAGACCTTTCCCTCAATCCCCTAGAAATTTGTGCTTGTGTCTGGCCTCATCATGCTTGGGAAGGTTTTGATGCAATCTAGACTCAAAATCCGAATCCATATTCATACCCAACTTCTAACAGGTTTGGGACTGGGCTCAGATGAAACATAAAACAAACACAATCCAAACCCATTTTTTTAGATCAAAGCCCATTAGCAGAGCATCTAAATAGCAACCACAGGGCACCTAAGTGAATCCGAATTTCTATTCTCTGGGTCACATGCACATAGCACCTCCAAGCACCTAATACTGTAGAGCTCTTCTACACCTTAGTAGGCAGTGTCCCTAAGGCTGGCTAATGTTTTTAAGTAAACATCTGCAAATTGGATGTCATATAGACTAGAATATGCTTTGTTCCCAAAAGAGACTAGTAAGCAACTAAGCATACACAAAAAAACTTACCAATTGAAGAACCATAGATATACTCATATGGAGGTGCTCCCAATTCGACAAATTATCTCCAGTCCAGGTTGCAGCATAACGCTGACTTCCTATAAACCCAGCTCTTGTAAGAACAAAAGGTCTTTTAGTCCGACAACCCATTTTCATTCCCTCATAAGTTGATCGTGCCATCAGCATGCCATAAACCTGCATGTAGCTAAAAGTTGAGAATTATTCCAAACTTCAGTATgtaaaaagtaataaaagaaTTTCAGAATAAGCAAAATTGCCACAATACCTGAAATAGCTCTTTATTCATTTGAAACTTAACCAAATTCTAATTTAGTTTGACGAGATTACATGTATgctatatatagataattacaTTATGATAATGAGAATGATTTTGGCAACCGCCAAGTTCATCATCTCCTCTGTGGATGTTGCTCTCTGGCATTGTTTTCGTTATGGTCTGcaaatcaacaaaaatgaatgtaaaaaaAAGTTCAACATCAACGCATGGAATTCAAGGTGAAGTCCCAGAAGGCTTACTCTAAAAACTGCAGGCTCATTCATATCGTTCCATATCCCATCAACACCGTTGGACATGAAGTCTTTTACTAAGTCAGCCCACCATGAACGTGTCTTTTGTTGTGTAAAATCAGGGAAAACACAAGGCCCCGGCCAAACGTCCCCTAAAAAACCAGTCAAAGATTGAAACTGACCTCAATTTTAATCCTTCTTATACTTTGAACTAACAAACTTTACCGACAAAAGGTTTGCCATCTGCCTTCTGAATCCAGACATCATTTTTAGATCCACTATCAAAGACAAAGTAGCCCTCCTCATATTTGATGCCTGGGTCAAGCATCCAAATTGCTTGGCAGCCAATTTTGTGGAGATCATTCACCATAGACTTTGGACTGGGGAAGCGTTCCTACAATAATACGGAGGATTATGCATATTTTGTACATTTAAGAAGTAAACCCAATATGCAGACCATGAAATATTCAAGTCAAGTACCTGAAATTACTAGGAAAGATATACATTAAATAATGATATCTAAAACTTCTAACTTACAGAAGCTATTATACAAACATACTTTTAGTCAAGAAGAAGTATGAATATCGTTCCAATCATCAGCGAAATGTAATTAGTgaacaaagaaaaacaaataacgATACCTTGCCACATTATTGGGAGTGGGCAAACTAAGAGATGGTAACATGTATTTGTCATACGCAAAATTGTCTATGCTTAAGCATTTCATATACATGGTTGAAAGGATGTAACCCGTTTCAAATTTTATCTGCATCTGCTGGTCGCTTCAGCTATTATGCAATTCTTTAGCATGATAAATTTGTCACATAATAAACTTTACTCACAACATGGGAaacaaaatagaataataagaATCATACATGGTCAAATGTGAAACATCGGAAACCATCCATGTAGTCAATATCCATCCATATGACATCACAAGGTATGCCTTTCTCACGAAATGTTCTAGCCACCTGTGCCAGGAAAAGAACGAAATGTAACCACAATGAGTAGGTTCTCTAGTTCAATATCAGAGTAAGACTATGCTATTCGAATGTCCAAGGACCACCATATCCAAATACATGGCAATCATAAATCTCTACTGTGAGATGAATGCAGGCActctttttcctttctagagTAAATTTCAGAAGGTTGGGAAACTAAAACTTAAAAGGTCCGCCTCAAGAGGAAATCACTGAACTTCCATAATGAACAGTGCAGTACCTTAAGAACTTTGTCAGCAGAATCATAGCTCCAACGGCATTGATGATAGCCAAGAGACCACTTTGGAGGCATAAAAATGGTTCCTAATTTGAGGGCAATTATAGTATTTCAATCAATTTGTACAGGAAAAGGTTTAAGTAGCATCACTAATTTACTTGTGTTGCAGCTTACTTAGTCCTATATCAAGTCGAGCAAAAAAGacataagaaaatgaaaggtcAACGACAATAAGGCAGCAAAAAGAATAATAGCTGTGAATCATACATTTAAGATCTGCATATCTTCAGAATAAATGAAGAATTGAACAAACATGTAAAAATTTATCTCTGTATACTGTTACTTTGTGTTGTAAGGACTAAATGTTAGAACTTCTGAAACAACAACACAACAAGTGATTTTTGAATGAGTCTGTTGAACGTCCCCATAAACTAGGTATTGGAGACCATGTTAAGGGCAATTCTAAGTTTTGAATGATTCTTGAGTGTTGTTCGGACATCTTTTCCCTTTGCTTTACTGTGGGCTGGTGTTCTAGTTTGGACAATTTTGAAAATCTTAGAGTGAGAATTCTACCATCCTTTTTTCGTATTACAGCTTGTTCttgttcaatttttaatttgttacagGAAAgaattttcattcattttttccagtttctaaattatattttgcttAATCAAATTCATTTTTCTAACTATTGTGGATTTATTAGTTTGACTTCACAAATATACAAGACTAAAACAAGAATAAGCAAGCTATTAAGTCACCAATCTGGTTTAGTAAGGAGCATAGTTGATTCAAAACAAATACGCAGCATGtgtaagaagaaaaataaaagcaaaccACACCAAAGTTTCCATGCAAAGGTACACCGTCAATATAGTGAACAAGGAAAGTAAAAAGCAGAACGAATGAACGAACTTCCTATACATGATAATACGAAAGAAAGCAATTTGTAAGACAACACAGTGACAATTGAAGTTGGGGTTCTGAGAAAAACCAATTGCATGAGAGAGGGACACGAGGACTTCCGTGGGCGACCCAAAGGGACCAAATGTAATGATAGGGTATGGGGCCGCAGCAGTCAACCTTATAGTAGAATCCTCCCTTAGATCAATCTGTTGAAGAAGCATCAACAACATCAGATCCCAAGAATTAATTAAGGGTCATTAAAATCGCAGAAAAACCCAtgtgaaaaaaggaaaagaaattgcACTAGACCTCACAACGGCGAGTAGTGTCAGCTAGAACCCCCAATGCCTTCCCATCAGGAAGAAGCGCAAGAACCCAAGGATGAGACTGGTATAAAGACGTGGTCCCAGGTCCAAAACCCCAGGCGTCCGTGTTCCATGTGAAAACCTAAGATCACAATGATCAATCTACAACATCGGGAAAATTAAAAAGAAcgagaggaaagaaaaaagaaaactatctTGCAAAAAGACGCACACGCTTCCCTGTCCGCTCGAGCTGCCCACTCACTTCTCCAGTCCCATAAAATGACGTCCCTGAAGGAAGCTGTCGAAATCAAGATATTAACAATACTCCGACTCAAAAGAAACAACAtcttcaaatattaaatttcgcAATGAACATCGAATGCGGGCTCTAAACGAGAACGAACCTTAATTTCCACCTTCTGTTGTCCATAAACGCACTCGAATGTGGGTACGTACTCGGGCGCCTTGTGCACCGGGATCGGCGTGTCCCTGGCCTTTGGATCCGCGAACGAGAGGCTCGGAAACGCCGCGTCGCGATCGTTCCCGGAGCAATCGAATCGGAACACCCCCTCTTCAAGAATCGGCTGGAACACCATCTTCCCCGCTGTGGGATCGGCGGTGGCGACGCTCACGCCATTGCCCATCCTCGAAGCCAACCTCCTTCGCCTGCAACCGCAGCAAAATCGCATCAAGAACCTCCGTAGACCCCGCATTAGAGGATTCTAAAGCCGACCTTCGACGatgggagagaagaagaagaagaagaagaagaagaagaagaagaagagattggATAGGAGTGGAGGATTCGGCGATcgagaagagagaggaaatatgggaggaggagaaggaggggcACCTGggaagaggagagaagagatgaTGGGATAAGAGAGATTGGGGAAAAACCCTAGCTAgtgggaggagaagaggagccCTTATTCGTCGATGGTGAGAGCGGAGAAGAGGGAATTGTAATGGGGTCGATGGTGATCGGGTATTTATTAAGGCCATTATTCAGGAGAGATATTAATAAAAACTTCTTTTATAAGCGAagtataataatatgatatgaCCGTTGCTGTACTGAGTGTGGAGAGTAGAGACAAGAGTCTCGTGAACTCgggacggagagagagagagagagagagagagagagagagagagagagcgtgggAGATCGAGAAAAGTGCGTGGTGGGACCACTATGCGGATGGTGACGCATACGACTTACCACGGGCCAGTTGGACGGTTGCCTTTTGGGTCAGCAGGGCATGACTCGCGTCCGCACGAGTCCTCATATACTTCACCGGAAGATTCAGTAGATCCACGGATTCAATGAAAATCCGGCCCAATTGGTAACGCTTAATGGGCCTAACAACATTCATATGGGTCGGGCCGCGACTGGCCCCACAGGTCAAGGATCAATATTCAGGCCGTATCCCGGTTCGGACTAGGGCACTAGGCCATTCCAAACTACAGGCCGGCCCACCacttctttttctcattttttttggaatttttttaattgttttgtaatttttagtttatttttaaaatatcttccGATATTAGCTGAAAAATTAGGAATTTAGTGCCATTCAgaacctcctttttttttctttttttttttttaaagcatagTGTTATTCACCTTGGCattagaggttttttttttttccgacatGTACCGTATGATTAAAGATAAATAAGTTATTCATACCTGGGTTCCATTTCCCTACAAATGCTTTTCAAAGGACAAATGTATGCTTCGCCCATATTTATCCTTAAATAcgtaatattaatattaatagtgCACGGCATACTTCATAGTTTCCAAGATTAGTAACTGCACAGTGTGCACCCTAGGATTCCTTTCAAGGAGGACAAAACGAAGAACAAGAAAGACAAGCACCGCCAATGCGCCTCAATCTCGGGTTACATGCCTTTTCCCCCCCCATGCCCATGATTGGATTGTAAAATTATATCCCTCTAATTCAAGCTAATAGATCCAAAAACATAAGTGCATCATAAGTGTTGAATCCTGGTTTCCTGAGAACACGCAACGGAAACCCGAACCATCAATCCAAAATGCAGAGCTCATCATCTCTACAGTCGACCATTTGCGGTGAGCTAATGATCGGCCGAGCCAGCGGTCGAAATGGACTCCTCCCTTCAGATGGAGGACTCAGATCAAGTGGTTTGCACAATTGTTCGCTGAGCACTAGGTTTGCAAAGGAATTGCTCTCATCAATGTTGGACCCAAAACAAATTTAGCAAGCACGATTTAAAAACAAGTGTCTAGATATTACATGATTGAGTTATTTTTTGCCAGTGTAGCTAAGTAGACGTAGTTTATTAGGGTACTGAAATCTGTTCCCGAGGAGTGACAAAGTAATTAGCATGTACTCTCTCTAAACAAAACCGAATGAAGCAGCACAGGGTCGAAAAATCAATTCTACACATATCTCGGTAGACTTAATTTTAATCTTCATTCAATGTGAAAAGAATCAGGGAAGGAAAAAGCCGAGGCGCATTTGTAACTCTTTCGAATCGCACACAATCGCAGGTCATCACAAAATAGGTCAGAGCCTACATCAATTTCaccagaaaaagaaaatacattaaaaaacaaaaacaagaagaagaaggtgaaggatATGGCTCCTTTTTTCCCCCCCCCTCGAACATTCATGTAAGTATTAAGCCATTCCATATTTAAATGAAGGAGCTTCCTAGCTAGAGTGCTAGCATGGAGAAAGCATGTAGACTGTCCTCATTGGATTGCATGTTCGTTCCTGCACGGCCGATCGCTCGATCGTGGAAAAGCCTGAGGGCTCTCCGCCATCTCCGGCCATCTCTGGCATCAGCAAAGAGCACGCGGTTTAGCCGAAAGAGGAAGAGCCTCATCGCAAACACCATATCGGCATAAGAACCCCTCATTCGAACGGCGAGAGGAAGCTTGAGTAAGAAGAACCACAAGAGAGCAACATGGAGATGAGAGTGGCCGCCGACGGTGCTGCTTGCAGCGAGGAGCTTCAGCTTCAGCATCACCACAAAGTCTACTGCCATGTCCTACAGTTGAGAACTCAGGAAAAGGATACAAGAAGAGAGTTTATTTCATGCACAATGTCCTTCCATTTAAGGATCATAGATATAGGAGCAAGCTAAATTGCATATTTGAATTattggtagaaaaaaaaaattgaagtattGCATCTTCATTGAAATTTCGGACGCATATTTGAATTATCGAAGGCAATCAAATGAGAGTAAAGACAAACTGAGTCTGAAGAAACACAGCATTAATATGTCTTTTTCTACCAGAAAAGCCACCGAGTGGGGGCCTATAATTGCAGATGAATGAGTACAAGACTCCTGTCTTTGGATGATAAAGCTACCTCCTCTCTCAGCTgagaaagtttgaaatttgtGTCGGTCCTAAATTTCATAGAAACTTAAGACCCTTGGTTCCTTTGTATGTAGAAGAAAATAATTGAAGAGATAATAGAACATTATTTGAATatacaatttaatttactaCTACGTACTGTTAGCGGCATATTTCGGCCCACAAACAAATCAGGGCTGGAAAACTCGGCCCGTGTTTTACGACCTCAGACAAACTTAAGTAACCAAGAACTAGATTCAGAAATCGGGGAGTCGACGGCCAGATGATTTGATCATCTAATTCAAAACTTACATGAGGTCAGGACAGTTAAAGAGCAGCCCTGCCATCGCGGGGACCAGACAAAAACAGGAGGGCACGAGT
This genomic window from Ananas comosus cultivar F153 linkage group 3, ASM154086v1, whole genome shotgun sequence contains:
- the LOC109707519 gene encoding uncharacterized protein LOC109707519 isoform X2 translates to MGNGVSVATADPTAGKMVFQPILEEGVFRFDCSGNDRDAAFPSLSFADPKARDTPIPVHKAPEYVPTFECVYGQQKVEIKLPSGTSFYGTGEVSGQLERTGKRVFTWNTDAWGFGPGTTSLYQSHPWVLALLPDGKALGVLADTTRRCEIDLREDSTIRLTAAAPYPIITFGPFGSPTEVLVSLSHAIGTIFMPPKWSLGYHQCRWSYDSADKVLKVARTFREKGIPCDVIWMDIDYMDGFRCFTFDHERFPSPKSMVNDLHKIGCQAIWMLDPGIKYEEGYFVFDSGSKNDVWIQKADGKPFVGDVWPGPCVFPDFTQQKTRSWWADLVKDFMSNGVDGIWNDMNEPAVFRTITKTMPESNIHRGDDELGGCQNHSHYHNVYGMLMARSTYEGMKMGCRTKRPFVLTRAGFIGSQRYAATWTGDNLSNWEHLHMSISMVLQLGLSGQPLSGPDIGGFAGNATAKLFGRWMGVGALFPFSRGHTEQGTVDHEPWSFGEECEEVCRLALLRRYRLLPHIYTLFYMSHMNGTPVAAPTFFADPQDSRLRTVENSFLLGPLLICSSTGPDQSAHELSHILPKGIWLPFDFGDSHPDLPTLFLQGGSILPIGPPIQHVGEAKAEDDLSLFVALDKDGKAAGVLFEDDGDGYEYTKGDFLLTYYAAELDSSVVTVKVSKTEGLRKRPKRVLHVHLLLGGGAMINSQGTDGDEIHIIVPSESEVSNLVAESENQYRARLEAAKPIPDVDEVSGVKGIELSKIPIDLKSGDWVLKIVPWIGGRIISMMHIPTGTQWLHSRVERDGYEEYSGTEYRSSGCSEEYKVVGRDLEQSGEEESLCLEGDVGGGLIIRRQISIPKDDRKILQIDSSIVAQNVGAGSGGFSRLVCLRVHPTFTLLHPSEVLVTFTSIDGLMHEISPEPGEQLFEGDLRPNGEWMLVDKCTGVCLINRFELSQVSKCLLHWGTGTVNLELWSEERPVSKDTPLRICHEYEVKQI
- the LOC109707519 gene encoding uncharacterized protein LOC109707519 isoform X1, encoding MALINTRSPSTPLQFPLLRSHHRRIRAPLLLPLARVFPQSLLSHHLFSPLPRRRRLASRMGNGVSVATADPTAGKMVFQPILEEGVFRFDCSGNDRDAAFPSLSFADPKARDTPIPVHKAPEYVPTFECVYGQQKVEIKLPSGTSFYGTGEVSGQLERTGKRVFTWNTDAWGFGPGTTSLYQSHPWVLALLPDGKALGVLADTTRRCEIDLREDSTIRLTAAAPYPIITFGPFGSPTEVLVSLSHAIGTIFMPPKWSLGYHQCRWSYDSADKVLKVARTFREKGIPCDVIWMDIDYMDGFRCFTFDHERFPSPKSMVNDLHKIGCQAIWMLDPGIKYEEGYFVFDSGSKNDVWIQKADGKPFVGDVWPGPCVFPDFTQQKTRSWWADLVKDFMSNGVDGIWNDMNEPAVFRTITKTMPESNIHRGDDELGGCQNHSHYHNVYGMLMARSTYEGMKMGCRTKRPFVLTRAGFIGSQRYAATWTGDNLSNWEHLHMSISMVLQLGLSGQPLSGPDIGGFAGNATAKLFGRWMGVGALFPFSRGHTEQGTVDHEPWSFGEECEEVCRLALLRRYRLLPHIYTLFYMSHMNGTPVAAPTFFADPQDSRLRTVENSFLLGPLLICSSTGPDQSAHELSHILPKGIWLPFDFGDSHPDLPTLFLQGGSILPIGPPIQHVGEAKAEDDLSLFVALDKDGKAAGVLFEDDGDGYEYTKGDFLLTYYAAELDSSVVTVKVSKTEGLRKRPKRVLHVHLLLGGGAMINSQGTDGDEIHIIVPSESEVSNLVAESENQYRARLEAAKPIPDVDEVSGVKGIELSKIPIDLKSGDWVLKIVPWIGGRIISMMHIPTGTQWLHSRVERDGYEEYSGTEYRSSGCSEEYKVVGRDLEQSGEEESLCLEGDVGGGLIIRRQISIPKDDRKILQIDSSIVAQNVGAGSGGFSRLVCLRVHPTFTLLHPSEVLVTFTSIDGLMHEISPEPGEQLFEGDLRPNGEWMLVDKCTGVCLINRFELSQVSKCLLHWGTGTVNLELWSEERPVSKDTPLRICHEYEVKQI
- the LOC109707519 gene encoding uncharacterized protein LOC109707519 isoform X3: MALINTRSPSTPLQFPLLRSHHRRIRAPLLLPLARVFPQSLLSHHLFSPLPRRRRLASRMGNGVSVATADPTAGKMVFQPILEEGVFRFDCSGNDRDAAFPSLSFADPKARDTPIPVHKAPEYVPTFECVYGQQKVEIKLPSGTSFYGTGEVSGQLERTGKRVFTWNTDAWGFGPGTTSLYQSHPWVLALLPDGKALGVLADTTRRCEIDLREDSTIRLTAAAPYPIITFGPFGSPTEVLVSLSHAIGTIFMPPKWSLGYHQCRWSYDSADKVLKVARTFREKGIPCDVIWMDIDYMDGFRCFTFDHERFPSPKSMVNDLHKIGCQAIWMLDPGIKYEEGYFVFDSGSKNDVWIQKADGKPFVGDVWPGPCVFPDFTQQKTRSWWADLVKDFMSNGVDGIWNDMNEPAVFRTITKTMPESNIHRGDDELGGCQNHSHYHNVYGMLMARSTYEGMKMGCRTKRPFVLTRAGFIGSQRYAATWTGDNLSNWEHLHMSISMVLQLGLSGQPLSGPDIGGFAGNATAKLFGRWMGVGALFPFSRGHTEQGTVDHEPWSFGEECEEVCRLALLRRYRLLPHIYTLFYMSHMNGTPVAAPTFFADPQDSRLRTVENSFLLGPLLICSSTGPDQSAHELSHILPKGIWLPFDFGDSHPDLPTLFLQGGSILPIGPPIQHVGEAKAEDDLSLFVALDKDGKAAGVLFEDDGDGYEYTKGDFLLTYYAAELDSSVVTVKVSKTEGLRKRPKRVLHVHLLLGGGAMINSQGTDGDEIHIIVPSESEVSNLVAESENQYRARLEAAKPIPDVDEVSGVKGIELSKIPIDLKSGDWVLKIVPWIGGRIISMMHIPTDMD